The Procambarus clarkii isolate CNS0578487 chromosome 7, FALCON_Pclarkii_2.0, whole genome shotgun sequence genome window below encodes:
- the LOC138357737 gene encoding transcription factor kayak-like: MNREQQQQQGAQQGTNHSSCSNKEHQQGTNHSNSNNREQTTVTATTGNNNSNNSKEHQQGTNHSNSNNREQQQQQQQQGAEQGTTTATAATRSINREQPQQQQQQGASTGNKPQQQHLIYITPASY, translated from the coding sequence ATGAACagggaacaacaacagcaacaaggaGCACAACAGGGAACAAACCacagcagctgcagcaacaaGGAGCATCAACAGGGAACAAACCacagtaacagcaacaacagggAACAAACCacagtaacagcaacaacagggaacaacaacagcaacaacagcaaggaGCATCAACAGGGAACAAaccacagcaacagcaacaacagggaacaacaacagcaacagcagcaacaaggaGCAGAACAGGGAACAaccacagcaacagcagcaacaaggaGCATCAACAGGGAACAaccacagcaacagcagcaacaaggaGCATCAACAGGGAACAAACCACAGCAACAGCATCTGATATATATTACACCCGCTAGCTATTAA